The following are encoded together in the Strongyloides ratti genome assembly S_ratti_ED321, chromosome : 2 genome:
- a CDS encoding MSP domain and PapD-like domain-containing protein, with amino-acid sequence MKEFPLELNLKKSITFASSGNASENHVVELKLKNTTKEKQAVKVKCTSNDLFKIAPPVSVIKAGESLSVTLTYNGNKPYPDDNKHYFVIYSLTATTDEAPRKLFSNDKDKKTENIRLFVFFKKDDGDEKDTNKKDENKDEKKDDKKDDKKEEEKDDKKEDKKEDKKEDKKEDKK; translated from the coding sequence atgAAAGAATTTCCAttagaattaaatttaaaaaaatctataaCATTTGCTTCTAGTGGAAATGCATCTGAAAATCATGTTGTTgaattaaaattgaaaaatactACTAAAGAGAAACAGGCTGTTAAAGTAAAATGTACAAgtaatgatttatttaaaattgcaCCTCCAGTTTCTGTAATTAAAGCTGGTGAATCATTATCAGTAACATTAACATATAATGGTAATAAACCTTATCCTGATGataataaacattattttgttatttattcACTCACTGCAACAACTGATGAAGCTCCAAGAAAGTTATTTTCAaatgataaagataaaaaaacaGAAAATATCAGATTATTTGTATTCTTCAAAAAAGATGATGGTGATGAAAAAGATACCAACaaaaaagatgaaaataAGGATGAAAAGAAGGATGATAAAAAGGATGATAAAAAGGAGGAAGAAaaagatgataaaaaagaagacAAAAAAGAAGACAAAAAGGAAGATAAAAaggaagataaaaaataa
- a CDS encoding Glycogen phosphorylase, muscle form, with protein MYSDYEKRRQISVHGVAEVENVGNIKNAFNRHLHFSLIKDRNVATKRDYYSALALTVRDHLVSRWIRTQQYYYEKDPKRVYYLSLEFYMGRTLSNTMINLGVKTACDEALYQLGLDIEELEDIEEDAGLGNGGLGRLAACFLDSMATLGIPACGYGLRYEYGIFKQVIQDGWQVEEPDDWLRYENLWEKARPEYMIPVNFYGRVVKNSRGKSDWVDTHIVFALPYDTPVPGYSNNVVNTLRLWSAKAENHFHLKFFNDGDYLQAVLDRNVSENITRVLYPTDSKSCGKELRLKQQYFLVAASLQDIIRRYKNSNHFADKVAIQLNDTHPAIGIPELIRILVDIENLGMKEAWNICVKTYAYTNHTLLPEALERWDVSLLEYLLPRHLEIIYEINQKFMDEVAQKYPGDFDRMRRMSIVEEPDGTHPKRINMAHLCIVASHTINGVAALHSELLKSQTFRDFYDFFPEKFQNKTNGITPRRWLLLSNPGLAELITEKIGDGWIKNLDELQKLKIYINDVSFLNSIMNIKYDNKQRVVEWLKREYNITIDPSSMFDVHVKRIHEYKRQLLNILHVITLYNRIKANPNRKITKRTIMFGGKAAPGYHMAKQIIKLINSVGNIVNNDPIIDDKLKVVFLENYRVSMAEKIIPAADLSEQISTAGTEASGTGNMKFMLNGALTIGTLDGANVEMAEEMNNENIFIFGMTVKEVEELQCKGYNPLDYINKIPELKQIIYQIESGFFTPDEPNLLKDISDSLKYNDRFLVCADYESYINCQDKVSEAYKETDRWAQMALYNIASSGKFSTDRTISEYAKDIWGIKEGISDLPRPYEPKLVS; from the exons atgtatagtGATTACGAGAAACGAAGACAAATATCAGTTCATGGTGTTGCTGAGGTAGAAAATGTtggtaatattaaaaatgcttTCAATAGACATCTTCATTTTTCTCTTATAAAA GACAGAAATGTTGCTACTAAAAGAGACTATTATAGTGCACTTGCTTTAACTGTTAGAGATCACCTTGTTTCAAGATGGATACGTACacaacaatattattatgaaaaagaTCCAAAAAgagtttattatttatcattagaaTTTTATATGGGAAGAACACTTTCTAATACTATGATAAATCTTGGTGTTAAAACAGCATGTGATGAAGCACTTTACCAATTAGGATTAGATATTGAAGAATTAGAAGATATTGAAGAAGATGCTGGTTTAGGAAATGGTGGTTTAGGAAGATTAGCTGCATGTTTTCTTGATTCTATGGCAACTTTAGGTATTCCAGCATGTGGATATGGATTAAGATATGAATATGGTATATTTAAACAAGTAATTCAAGATGGATGGCAAGTAGAAGAACCTGATGATTGGCTTAGATATGAAAATTTATGGGAAAAAGCTAGACCAGAATATATGATTCCTGTTAATTTTTATGGAAGAGTTGTTAAAAATTCACGAGGAAAATCTGATTGGGTTGATACTCATATTGTTTTTGCTTTACCATATGATACACCAGTACCAGGATATTCTAATAATGTTGTTAATACTCTACGTCTCTGGTCGGCAAAAGCTGaaaatcattttcatttaaaattttttaatgatggAGATTATCTTCAAGCTGTACTAGATAGAAATGTTTCTGAAAATATTACTCGTGTTCTATATCCAACAGATAGTAAATCATGTGGAAAAGAATTACGCCTCAAACAACAATATTTTCTAGTAGCAGCGTCATTACAGGACATCATTCGTCgttataaaaattctaa TCATTTTGCTGATAAAGTTGCTATTCAACTTAATGATACTCATCCAGCAATTGGTATACCAGAATTAATAAGAATTCTTGTTGATATTGAAAATCTTGGAATGAAAGAAGCTTGGAATATTTGTGTAAAAACTTATGCATACACAAATCATACACTTCTTCCTGAAGCTCTTGAACGTTGGGATGTTAGTTTACTTGAATATTTACTTCCAAGACatttagaaattatttatgaaattaatcaaaaatttatggATGAAGTTGCACAAAAATATCCAGGTGATTTTGATCGTATGAGACGAATGTCAATTGTTGAAGAACCTGATGGAACACATccaaaaagaataaatatgGCTCATCTTTGTATTGTTGCTTCACATACTATTAATGGTGTTGCAGCATTACATTCTGAATTATTAAAGAGTCAAACATTTAGAGATTTCTATGACTTTTTCCCtgaaaaatttcaaaataaaacaaatggAATAACACCAAGAAGATGGCTTCTTTTATCAAATCCAGGATTAGCTGAATTAATAACTGAAAAAATTGGAGATGGTtggattaaaaatttagatgaattacaaaaacttaaaatatatattaatgatgTTAGTTTCTTAAATTCAATtatgaatattaaatatgataacAAACAACGTGTCGTTGAATGGTTAAAAAGagaatataatataactatTGATCCTTCATCTATGTTTGATGTTCATGTTAAAAGAATTCATGAATATAAAAGACAATTACTAAATATTCTTCATGTAATCACTCTTTACAATCGTATTAAAGCAAATccaaatagaaaaattacaAAACGTACGATTATGTTTGGTGGTAAAGCAGCACCAGGATATCATATGGctaaacaaattataaaattaattaattctgTTGGAAATATTGTTAACAATGATCCAATTATagatgataaattaaaagttgtCTTCCTTGAAAATTATCGTGTTTCTATGGCAGAGAAAATTATACCAGCTGCTGATTTATCTGAACAAATTTCTACTGCTGGTACTGAAGCTTCTGGAACTGGAAATATGAAATTTATGCTTAATGGAGCTTTAACTATTGGTACATTAGATGGTGCTAATGTAGAGATGGCGGAAGAGAtgaataatgaaaatatatttatttttggaaTGACTGTTAAAGAAGTTGAAGAACTTCAATGTAAAGGATATAACCCATTggattatattaataaaattccagaattaaaacaaattatttatcaaattgaAAGTGGATTCTTTACTCCAGATGAACcaaatttgttaaaagatatttctGATAGTCTTAAGTATAATGATCGATTTTTAGTTTGTGCAGATTATGAAAGTTACATAAATTGTCAGGATAAAGTTAGTGAAGCATACAAAGAAACAGATAGATGGGCACAAATGGCACTCTACAATATTGCTTCTTCAGGAAAATTTTCAACTGATAGAACAATTTCTGAATATGCAAAAGATATTTGGGGAATAAAAGAAGGAATATCAGATTTACCTCGTCCATATGAACCAAAACTTGtttcataa
- a CDS encoding Unconventional myosin-X — protein MVHITRGDFIWIETSKTINDPLIYCNVIGARVMQIDSDGIVVLDDTNTEQILEPERRIRLMHPSSVNGVEDMIQLGDLHDAGILRNLLIRYREKLIYTYTGSILIAVNPYKTLPLYKAEHIRRYRNQKIGDQPPHIFAIADNAYESMRKNNRNQCIVISGESGSGKTESTKLVLQFLTAVSGQHSWIEQQILEANPIMEAFGNSKTIKNDNSSRFGKYIDVQFNNIGIIEGAKIHQYLLEKSRIVSQTVEEKNYHIFYSLLSGLDEEEKEELFLTKPEDYFYLNQGRIFINDGRNDITSLNEIRNSMKVLMFKEGEIKSIFKILSSLLHIGNIIYNVGTFNNIESVEINDLLTIQKIGTLLQLDIKDITSALTTKTLIMRNEKVISSLDAIQALNVRDALVKVIYGKLFLYIINKINDAIYKPSIKNNDNINRKSIGILDIFGFENFQTNSFEQLCINYANEHLQQFFVKHVFKLEQMEYDLEEINWRKIEFIDNQNALDLLAERPMSVMALINEESIFPKGTDLTLLSKLHIAHGKNDNLYVKPKSDLNKSFGIRHYAGTVTYSIKGFLEKNRDTFSVDLLNLISKTKLKFLRNIFDEINSQDVNTSRIQQTLGNQFRKSLDNLIAKLSNCDPYFIRCIKPNDFKQPMTFDRDLVFKQLRYSGMMETIRIRKAGYPIRYTYQAFIDRFRLILKTVKDSQKTDIIMASQAICEKALGFKADFQLGKTKIFLKENDECIIEKHNDSMMNHYATIIQKTIKGFKQKRKFEKEKNAAILIQAQWRGYIQRKKYKMLVQGLLRLQAVLRTKTLTNHYEKQRNVLINFQAECKKYLHNKSKNEIINEKRKELLDEMNNNEKINIKENPYQVVEGSLDYDDSKIIDQIFGEDFSGDSTYGSNDDIDSFVLPLTKQMFINENLSNYQFSKFAATYFNSGINGEHSTIKLKKSLLPHESLADEVASMAIWTMILKFMGDIDDNKNKPTATYDSVPIMTQVYNTLQRNTKNKKINEFLNDRSGSISSTSDTLSSSSRKGIENFGKKLISMTLRKKSKISNIIPNSKDGTDSMDNPFDFYGYTNILENNFTTNMDKLHFIIGHGILRPSLRDEIYCQICKQLSFNDNRNSLARGWILLSLCVGCFAPSDKFIKYLYCFIRQNGMVGKINYGQFIEERLNRTLFNGTRLQPPSYVELQSCKTKKNIILAITFMNGNVKTLNVDSATTSKELCLALKDKLNIKDYFGFSIYIALFDKVTSLGCGNDHVMDAISQCEQYAKETGRQEKNAPWRLFYRKEIFSPWFSSKNDTIACELIYHQIVRGIKHGEYKTSKEDEMASLIARQIFIDNDGTSINIDDIEKCIEKYIPDYEKSSYDKDKYLQMTLHAYRKHFMMKCNSNITVQDVKSSIVETAKIEWPLLFSRFYEGYKFTGAPLSKNEVIIAINWTGFYIVDDKEQILLEFSFPEIVNVTLTNNPLKKNKEGGINTLMNNCFTIQTISNTEFTFQSPNSDDIKDLILYFLKGLKDRSKFIISKCDIDSPEFVQCKKGDLLTILNDVKGKDLEKKQFVYVDNDSTGKKGNVPVDMIYVLPTLTKPTMGLISVFASDNSFYDNDNSNNQIALVSSSGLAYAYDFYDLTSYAKNHFKNEINSHGYPLWKYSREMIKHPLLKKIENRLEPEKEAMKCYMAIMQYMGDYPVDYQTSMTSLTNNIFNGPMKYEILRDEIYCQIIKQLTGNCNNFSSERGWELLWLCCGLFPPSNSLQKEVFAFLRSHLMPIAIDCSNRLQKSLKVGSRKFPPHQVEVSAVQNKTTQIYHKAFFPDGTYEAIEVESMSKAKDFSHRIATRLGLQSIEGYSLFVKVGERVLSVPENEFFFDFINQLYEWIKNNKYSLTISKSKTSNDSPTADGYQVYFMRKLWINVKPGDDINADIIFHYHQELPKYLRGYHTVSRSEAIYIASLLLRSQTRADCHPPFNQFNHIINDCIPKDMIKDMTINEWKKQIKDEYSKIEGMSPDEGKINFLRNISKWPTFGSAFFEVKQTSDSNFPEKLLVAINQSGVNLYNQITKEYLITYSFSQISNWNIGNTYFTLSVGGIMNGNRVLWETTLGYKIDDLLTSYIKCLISNNPENQTAAITNITR, from the exons atggttCATATTACGAGG GGCGACTTTATTTGGATTGAGACatcaaaaacaataaatgatcctttaatttattgtaatgTTATCGGGGCACGAGTAATGCAAATCGATTCAGATGGGATTGTTGTCTTGGATGATACTAATACAGAACAAATATTAGAACCTGAAAGAAGAATTAGATTAATGCATCCAAGTTCTGTTAATGGTGTTGAGGATATGATACAATTAGGTGATCTTCATGATGCTGGAATTTTAagaaatcttttaataagatatcgtgaaaaattaatttatacatatacaGGTAGTATATTAATTGCAGTTAATCCATACAAAACATTACCATTATATAAAGCAGAACATATTAGAAGATAtagaaatcaaaaaatagGTGATCAACCACCACATATATTTGCTATAGCTGATAATGCATATGAATCAATgcgtaaaaataatagaaaccAATGTATTGTAATAAGTGGAGAATCTGGTTCTGGTAAAACTGAATCAACAAAGCTTGTCTTACAATTTTTAACAGCTGTCTCTGGTCAACATTCCTGGATAGAACAACAAATTTTAGAAGCTAATCCAATTATGGAAGCTTTTGGTAATTctaaaactattaaaaatgataatagtTCACGATTTGGAAAATATATTGATGtacaatttaataatattggtATTATTGAAGGTGCTAAAATACatcaatatttattagaGAAAAGTAGAATTGTTTCACAAACtgttgaagaaaaaaattatcatatattttatagtcTTTTATCTGGATTAGATGAggaagaaaaagaagaattatttttaactaaaccagaagattatttttatcttaatcaaggtagaatatttattaatgatgGAAGAAATGATATTACatcattaaatgaaataCGTAATTCAATGAAagttttaatgtttaaagaAGGTGAaattaaatcaatttttaaaatattaagttCACTTTTACATATtggtaatattatatataatgttggaacatttaataatatagaaagtgttgaaattaatgatttattaacTATACAAAAAATTGGAACACTTTTACAATTagatataaaagatattacaTCAGCATTAACAacaaaaacattaataatgAGAAATGAAAAAGTTATTTCAAGTCTTGATGCTATTCAAGCATTAAATGTTCGTGATGCTTTAGTTAAAGTTATTTatggtaaattatttttatatatcattaataaaattaatgatgcTATATATAAAccatcaataaaaaataatgataatattaatagaaaatcTATTGGCATACTAGATATATTTGgttttgaaaattttcaaaCAAATAGCTTTGAACAGTTATGTATTAATTATGCCAATGAACATTTAcaacaattttttgttaaacatgtttttaaattagaaCAAATGGAATATGATTTAGAAGAAATTAATTGGAGAAAAATtgaatttattgataatcaAAATGCATTAGATTTATTGGCTGAAAGACCAATGAGTGTTATGGCATTAATTAATGAAGAAAGTATATTTCCTAAAGGTACtgatttaacattattatcaaaacttCATATAGCTCATggaaaaaatgataatttatatgttaaaCCAAAAAgtgatttaaataaaagttttggTATCCGCCATTATGCTGGTACTGTAACATATAGTATTAAAggttttttagaaaaaaatcgTGATACATTTAGTgttgatttattaaatttaattagtaaaacaaaattaaaatttttaagaaatatttttgatgaaATAAATTCACAAGATGTTAATACATCAAGAATTCAACAAACATTAGGAAATCAATTTAGAAAAAGTTTAGATAATTTAATAGCAAAACTTTCAAATTGTGATccatattttattagatgTATTAAACCAAATGATTTTAAACAACCAATGACATTTGATAGAGATCTTGTTTTTAAACAACTTCGATATTCAGGTATGATGGAAACAATACGAATTAGAAAAGCTGGATATCCTATAAGATATACATATCAAGCATTTATTGATAGATTTCGTTTAATACTTAAAACAGTAAAAGATTCACAAAAAACAGATATTATTATGGCATCACAGGCTATTTGTGAAAAAGCATTAGGTTTTAAGGCTGATTTTCAATTaggaaaaacaaaaatatttttgaaagaaAATGATGAATGTATAATAGAGAAACATAATGATTCTATGATGAATCATTATGCAacaattattcaaaaaacaataaaaggatttaaacaaaaaagaaaatttgaaaaagaaaaaaatgctGCAATATTAATTCAAGCACAATGGAGAGGATATattcaaagaaaaaaatataaaatgttagtTCAAGGATTATTAAGACTTCAGGCAGTCCTTAGAACAAAAACATTGACAAATCATTATGAAAAACAAAGAAatgttttgataaattttcaagctgaatgtaaaaaatatttacataacaaatcaaaaaatgaaattattaatgaGAAAAGAAAAGAATTATTGGATGAGatgaataataatgaaaaaataaatattaaagaaaatccTTATCAGGTTGTTGAAGGATCATTAGATTATGATGatagtaaaattattgatCAAATATTTGGGGAAGATTTTTCAGGAGACTCAACATATGGAAGTAATGATGATATAGATTCATTTGTCTTACCCTTAACAAAACAAATGTTTATCaatgaaaatttatcaaattatcaattttcaaaatttgcTGCAACATACTTTAATTCAGGAATTAATGGAGAACATTcaacaattaaattaaaaaaaagtcttCTTCCTCATGAGTCATTAGCTGATGAGGTTGCCAGTATGGCTATATGGacaatgatattaaaatttatgggAGATAtagatgataataaaaataaacccACTGCTACATATGATAGTGTTCCAATAATGACACAAGTTTATAATACACTTCAAagaaatacaaaaaataaaaaaataaatgaatttttaaatgatagaAGTGGTAGTATATCATCAACCAGTGATAcattatcatcatcatcaagaaaaggtattgaaaattttggtaaaaaattaatttcaatgacattaagaaaaaaatcaaaaattagtaatattATACCAAATTCAAAAGATGGTACTGATTCAATGGATAATCCATTTGATTTTTATGGTTATACAAATAttcttgaaaataattttacaacaaATATGGATAAacttcattttattattggtCATGGAATATTACGTCCCTCATTAAGAGATGAAATTTATTGTCAAATATGTAAacaattatcatttaatgataatagaAATAGTTTAGCTAGAGGATggatattattatcattatgtGTTGGATGTTTTGCACCATcagataaatttataaaatatttatattgttttataagACAAAATGGTATGGTtggtaaaattaattatggACAATTTATTGAAGAAAGATTAAATAGAACATTATTTAATGGTACAAGATTACAACCACCAAGTTATGTTGAATTACAATCAtgtaaaactaaaaaaaatattattcttgCTATAACATTTATGAATGGTAAtgttaaaacattaaatgtTGATTCAGCTACAACATCAAAAGAATTATGTTTAgcattaaaagataaattaaatattaaagattattttggtttttcaatatatatagcattatttgataaagtaACATCATTAGGTTGTGGTAATGATCATGTTATGGATGCTATTAGTCAATGTGAACAATATGCTAAAGAAACAGGTAGACAAGAAAAAAATGCTCCATGGagattattttatagaaaagaaatattttcacCATGGTTTTCATCAAAAAATGATACAATAGCATGtgaattaatttatcatcaaATTGTTAGAGGTATCAAACATGGTGAATATAAAACAAGTAAAGAAGATGAAATGGCATCATTAATTGCTAggcaaatttttattgataatgatGGAACAAGTATTAATATTgatgatattgaaaaatgtatagaaaaatatataccagattatgaaaaatcatcttatgataaagataaatatctTCAAATGACATTACATGCATATAGAAAACATTTTATGATGAAATGTAATTCTAATATAACTGTACAAGATGTTAAATCAAGTATTGTTGAAACAGCAAAAATTGAATGGCCATTACTTTTTAGTAGATTTTATGAAGGTTATAAATTTACAGGAGCAccattatcaaaaaatgaaGTTATTATAGCTATTAATTGGACTGGTTTTTATATTGTTGATGATAAAGAACAAATTTTACTTGAATTTAGTTTTCCTGAAATTGTTAATGTTACATTAACAAATAatccattaaaaaaaaataaagaaggTGGTATTAATACATTAATGAATAATTGTTTTACAATACAAACAATTTCTAATACAGAATTTACATTTCAATCACCAAATTCAGATGATATTaaagatttaattttatattttttaaaaggaCTTAAAGATAgatcaaaatttattatatcaaaatgtGATATAGATTCACCAGAATTTGTTCAATGTAAAAAAGGtgatttattaacaattctTAATGATGTTAAAGGAAaagatttagaaaaaaaacaatttgttTATGTTGATAATGATAGTACTGGTAAAAAAGGAAATGTTCCAGTTGATATGATTTATGTTCTTCCAACATTAACTAAACCAACAATGGGATTAATTTCAGTTTTTGCTTCAGATAACtcattttatgataatgataattcAAATAATCAAATTGCTTTAGTATCATCATCTGGTTTGGCATATGCATAtgatttttatgatttaaCTTCTTATgctaaaaatcattttaaaaatgagaTTAATTCTCATGGATATCCATTATGGAAATATTCTAGAGAAATGATTAAACAtccattattaaaaaaaattgaaaatcgTCTTGAACCAGAAAAAGAAGCAATGAAATGTTATATGGCTATAATGCAATATATGGGAGATTATCCTGTTGATTATCAAACATCAATGACAAGTcttacaaataatatatttaatggtCCAATGAAATATGAAATATTACGTGATGAAATTTATTGtcaaattattaaacaattaacaggtaattgtaataattttagttCAGAAAGAGGATGGGAATTATTATGGTTATGTTGTGGTTTATTTCCACCATCAAATTCATTACAAAAAGAAGTTTTTGCATTTTTAAGAAGTCACTTAATGCCAATAGCAATAGATTGTTCCAATCGACTacaaaaatcattaaaagttGGTAGTAGAAAATTTCCACCTCATCAGGTTGAAGTTAGTGCTGTTCAAAATAAGACAACacaaatttatcataaagcATTCTTTCCTGATGGTACTTATGAAGCAATTGAAGTTGAGTCAATGTCTAAGGCAAAAGATTTTTCCCATCGAATTGCTACTAGACTTGGTTTACAATCAATTGAAGGATAttcattatttgttaaaGTTGGTGAAAGAGTTCTTTCAGTTCCTGAAAATGAAttcttttttgattttataaatcaattatatgaatggattaaaaataataaatattctttgaCAATTTCAAAATCAAAAACATCAAATGACTCACCAACTGCAGATGGTTATCAAGTATATTTTATGAGAAAATTATGGATTAATGTAAAACCAGGTGATGATATTAATGCagatattatatttcattatcatCAAGAACTTCCTAAATATCTTCGTGGTTATCATACAGTTTCAAGATCAGAAGCTATTTATATAGCATCACTTTTATTGAGATCTCAGACTCGTGCAGATTGTCATCCACCATTTAATCAATTTaatcatattattaatgattGTATACCAAAAGATATGATAAAAGATATGACAATAAATGAATggaaaaaacaaattaaggATGAATATAGTAAAATAGAAGGTATGTCACCAGATGaaggaaaaataaatttcctTAGAAATATATCTAAATGGCCAACTTTTGGTTCGGCATTTTTTGAAGTAAAACAGACGTCAGATTCAAATTTCCCAGAAAAATTACTTGTTGCTATTAATCAATCCGGTGTTAATCTTTATAATCAAATAACAAAAGAATACTTAATAACATATTCCTTTAGTCAAATAAGTAATTGGAATATTGGAAATACATATTTTACCTTATCAGTAGGTGGAATTATGAATGGTAACCGTGTTTTATGGGAAACAACATTAGGTTATAAAATTGATGATTTATTAACTTCATATATTAAGTGTCTTATATCTAATAATCCAGAAAATCAGACAGCAGCTATAACAAATATCactagataa
- a CDS encoding Translation initiation factor eIF-2B subunit gamma, whose product MPSEFQGIVLAAGIGSRMTNLTTHFSKALLPIANIPMFWYPLNFLSKNYVTDVILIVDTKMEHDIKMIMKDRVLFPNFPVQMNIEVATIESSKNDMGTFDALREIEAKINRDVIVVSSDFISDASLEPLLKSYRANEASFCALLTPYINPTTTPGSSIKQPKYRDFIGINIDDSRLVTIISEEDFEDFSIDNFAFNKFKNISFTSKYQDAHVYVIRKCLLDLAIKKLDISTIKGDFVPMLLEQQYHNLSQESIDYFANSKKNAFREEIKELSLRFNDSDKIEDFNEKDDDDLIKCYAYVANPEAYHFSRRCNTVASYFDINIQIIPYLIHFQTPENDHKKASVQHSHSSITNSRLAESVKFFGPKPEQNDYKMAVVCNSVIDSATEIQGNTKITSSVIMENVKIGRGVKINNSIICRNVIIGNDVELTNCIVASGFEIKPGQYSSIMLEVEDEEMMLDD is encoded by the exons atgccaTCAGAATTTCAAGGAATTGTCTTAGCAGCAGGAATTGGAAGTCGTATGACAAACCTGACAACACACTTTTCTAAAGCATTATTACCAATAGCAAATATACCAATGTTTTGGTAtcctttaaattttttgtcaaaaaattatgtaacag ATGTTATACTTATTGTTGATACAAAAATGGAGcatgatattaaaatgataatgaaagATAGAGTTTTATTTCCTAATTTTCCCGTTCAAATGAATATTGAAGTGGCAACAATTGAATCATCTAAAAATGATATGGGAACATTTGATGCATTAAGAGAAATTGaagcaaaaataaatagagaTGTTATTGTGGTATCAAGTGATTTTATATCAGATGCCTCTTTAGAACCACTTTTAAAATCATACCGTGCTAATGAAGCATCATTTTGCGCTTTATTAACGCCATACATCAACCCAACAACTACCCCTGGAAGTAGTATTAAACAACCAAAATATAGAGATTTTATTGGTATTAATATAGATGATAGTCGTTTAGTAACAATAATATCAGAAGAAGATTTTGAAGATTTTTCTATTGATAATTTtgcttttaataaatttaaaaatatctcaTTTACATCAAAATATCAGGATGCTCATGTTTATGTTATAAGAAAATGTTTACTTGATTTAGCTATTAAAAAACTTGACATTTCTACAATAAAAGGTGATTTTGTACCTATGTTATTAGAACAACAATATCATAATTTATCACAAGAAAGTATTGATTATTTTgctaattcaaaaaaaaatgcttttAGAGAAGAAATTAAAGAATTAAGTTTACGTTTTAATGATAGTGATAAAATTGAagattttaatgaaaaagatgATGATGATTTGATAAAATGTTATGCATATGTTGCAAATCCTGAAGCATATCATTTTTCTAGAAGATGTAATACTGTAGCAtcatattttgatataaatatacaa ATTATTCCATATCTTATTCATTTTCAAACTCCTGAAAATGATCATAAAAAAGCATCTGTTCAACATAGTCATTCCTCAATTACAAATTCTCGTCTTGCTGAAtcagtaaaattttttggtcCTAAACCAGAACAAAATGATTATAAGATGGCAGTTGTTTGTAATTCAGTAATTGATAGTGCCACAGAAATTCAAGGAAACACAAAAATTACTAGTTCTGTTATAATGGAAAATGTCAAAATTGGTCGAGG tgttaaaataaataactcAATCATATGTCGTAATGTAATTATTGGAAATGATGTGGAATTAACGAATTGTATCGTAGCTTCAGGTTTTGAAATTAAGCCAG gACAGTACTCAAGCATAATGTTAGAAGTGGAAGATGAAGAAATGATGTTAGATGATTAA